In Callospermophilus lateralis isolate mCalLat2 chromosome 10, mCalLat2.hap1, whole genome shotgun sequence, a single genomic region encodes these proteins:
- the Rmp64 gene encoding nucleolus and neural progenitor protein isoform X3, giving the protein MVGLVSRFWVLYKGVLRRLISLYEPLFGLLQEITRIQPMPYFKGFTFPSDIAEFLGQPYLEVFKKKMPTAFAAKGVAKLLNKLFLTKEQSSRSSEDTLLRISKKAKQMKTNTQNNVDLGQPVKNVFKEKSTGFDVRSFCKQLKHKATEETSFEFKGSQSKRKPPKHSQKVIGTTPARNFVQRFREAKTFKQLSEAIQMAITWCRSKKLKAQATFLGNKLLKSNRLKHVEAQGYSLPKKLECIKTSISNCLLRGSGIKTSKYHLRQRRSQNKFFLRQRKPQRKLQSIHLKEIQQFSSKSATDTSAKWRLSCHTVQRTDPGPNSKQILRSRLSSPVKQTKEKQIHENLLGSNGNECDSWIKIQKNKESMPESVKETDDIDEIFALMGV; this is encoded by the exons ATGGTTGGGCTAGTGAGCAGATTCTG GGTTCTCTATAAAGGTGTTTTAAGAAGGTTGATTTCTTTATATGAGCCATTGTTTGGATTACTTCAAGAGATCACTAGGATTCAACCCATGCCTTACTTTAAAGGTTTTACCTTTCCTTCTGATATTGCTGAATTTCTAGGACAGCCCTATCttgaagtctttaagaaaaaaatgcctACAGCTTTTGCAGCTAAAGGAGTAGCTAAGCTACTAAATAAACTCTTTTTAACAAAAGAACAATCGTCAAGGTCCAGCGAAGACACTTTACTTAGAATTTCCAAAAAAGCTAAACAAATGAAGACCAATACACAGAATAATGTGGATCTTGGACAGCCAGTAAAGAATGTCTTCAAAG aaaagtctacaGGATTTGATGTGAGGTCTTTCTGCAAACAGCTGAAACACAAAGCCACTGAG GAGACCAGCTTTGAGTTTAAAGGTTCTCAATCCAAACGGAAGCCACCAAAACATTCTCAGAAAGTGATAGGAACTACTCCTGCCAGAAATTTTGTGCAACGATTCCGAGAGGCCAAGACTTTCAAACAACTCTCTGAAGCAATCCAAATGGCGATTACATGGTGCAGGAGCAAAAAACTCAAGGCTCAGGCTACCTTTCTGGGTAACAAACTTCTTAAAAGTAACAGGCTTAAACATGTGGAAGCTCAAGGTTATAG TTTGCCAAAGAAACTAGAGTGCATAAAAACATCTATTAGCAACTGTCTTCTTCGTGGCTCAGGAATCAAAACTTCAAAGTATCATCTGAGACAAAGAAGATCACAGAATAAATTTTTTCTGAGACAAAGGAAACCACAGAGAAAGTTGCAGTCAATTCATCTGAAGGAAATACAGCAGTTCTCTTCAAAAAGTGCTACAGACACCAGTGCTAAGTGGAGACTCTCATGCCATACAGTTCAGAGAACTGATCCTGGTCCTAACAGTAAGCAGATCTTGAGGAGCAGACTTTCAAGTCCTGTCAAACAAACTAAGGAGAAACAGATTCACGAGAACCTCCTAGGAagcaatggaaatgaatgtgattcatggataaaaatacaaaaaaacaaagagagtATGCCAGAATCTGTTAAGGAGACAGATGACATTGATGAAATTTTTGCTTTAATGGGAGTTTAG
- the Rmp64 gene encoding nucleolus and neural progenitor protein isoform X1: MAAARPPVPEPWNRVRIPKAGSQSTVTVRDPGASLNLCIAAVIKECHLVTRLLRSQTLDAEADVLCAVLYSNHNRMGRHKPHLALKQVEQCLKRLKNMNLGDSIEDVSELLSSTESQPASAKTCVIPSQPVVELVLMKVLGACKLLLRLLDCCCKAFLLTVKHLGLQEFIILNLVMVGLVSRFWVLYKGVLRRLISLYEPLFGLLQEITRIQPMPYFKGFTFPSDIAEFLGQPYLEVFKKKMPTAFAAKGVAKLLNKLFLTKEQSSRSSEDTLLRISKKAKQMKTNTQNNVDLGQPVKNVFKEKSTGFDVRSFCKQLKHKATEETSFEFKGSQSKRKPPKHSQKVIGTTPARNFVQRFREAKTFKQLSEAIQMAITWCRSKKLKAQATFLGNKLLKSNRLKHVEAQGYSLPKKLECIKTSISNCLLRGSGIKTSKYHLRQRRSQNKFFLRQRKPQRKLQSIHLKEIQQFSSKSATDTSAKWRLSCHTVQRTDPGPNSKQILRSRLSSPVKQTKEKQIHENLLGSNGNECDSWIKIQKNKESMPESVKETDDIDEIFALMGV; encoded by the exons ATGGCTGCTGCCAGGCCGCCGGTCCCGGAGCCGTGGAACCGCGTGAGGATCCCTAAGGCGGGGAGCCAGAGCACCGTGACCGTGCGGGACCCTGGCGCCTCCTTGA ACCTTTGCATTGCAGCTGTAATTAAAGAATGCCATCTTGTCACACGGTTGCTGAGGAGCCAAACCTTAGATGCAGAAGCAGATGTGTTATGTGCAGTCCTTTACAGCAATCACAACAGAATGGGCCGCCATAAACCTCATCTGGCCCTCAAACAG GTTGAACAATGTTTAAAACGTTTGAAAAACATGAATTTGGGGGACTCAATTGAAGATGtatctgagctgctttcttccac TGAAAGTCAGCCTGCATCTGCCAAAACGTGTGTCATCCCCAGCCAACCAGTGGTGGAATTGGTGTTGATGAAGGTTTTGGGAGCCTGCAAATTGTTACTCCGCTTGTTGGACTGCTGTTgcaaggcatttct CTTAACTGTGAAACATCTAGGATTGCAAgagtttattattttaaatcttgTGATGGTTGGGCTAGTGAGCAGATTCTG GGTTCTCTATAAAGGTGTTTTAAGAAGGTTGATTTCTTTATATGAGCCATTGTTTGGATTACTTCAAGAGATCACTAGGATTCAACCCATGCCTTACTTTAAAGGTTTTACCTTTCCTTCTGATATTGCTGAATTTCTAGGACAGCCCTATCttgaagtctttaagaaaaaaatgcctACAGCTTTTGCAGCTAAAGGAGTAGCTAAGCTACTAAATAAACTCTTTTTAACAAAAGAACAATCGTCAAGGTCCAGCGAAGACACTTTACTTAGAATTTCCAAAAAAGCTAAACAAATGAAGACCAATACACAGAATAATGTGGATCTTGGACAGCCAGTAAAGAATGTCTTCAAAG aaaagtctacaGGATTTGATGTGAGGTCTTTCTGCAAACAGCTGAAACACAAAGCCACTGAG GAGACCAGCTTTGAGTTTAAAGGTTCTCAATCCAAACGGAAGCCACCAAAACATTCTCAGAAAGTGATAGGAACTACTCCTGCCAGAAATTTTGTGCAACGATTCCGAGAGGCCAAGACTTTCAAACAACTCTCTGAAGCAATCCAAATGGCGATTACATGGTGCAGGAGCAAAAAACTCAAGGCTCAGGCTACCTTTCTGGGTAACAAACTTCTTAAAAGTAACAGGCTTAAACATGTGGAAGCTCAAGGTTATAG TTTGCCAAAGAAACTAGAGTGCATAAAAACATCTATTAGCAACTGTCTTCTTCGTGGCTCAGGAATCAAAACTTCAAAGTATCATCTGAGACAAAGAAGATCACAGAATAAATTTTTTCTGAGACAAAGGAAACCACAGAGAAAGTTGCAGTCAATTCATCTGAAGGAAATACAGCAGTTCTCTTCAAAAAGTGCTACAGACACCAGTGCTAAGTGGAGACTCTCATGCCATACAGTTCAGAGAACTGATCCTGGTCCTAACAGTAAGCAGATCTTGAGGAGCAGACTTTCAAGTCCTGTCAAACAAACTAAGGAGAAACAGATTCACGAGAACCTCCTAGGAagcaatggaaatgaatgtgattcatggataaaaatacaaaaaaacaaagagagtATGCCAGAATCTGTTAAGGAGACAGATGACATTGATGAAATTTTTGCTTTAATGGGAGTTTAG
- the Rmp64 gene encoding nucleolus and neural progenitor protein isoform X2, with the protein MGRHKPHLALKQVEQCLKRLKNMNLGDSIEDVSELLSSTESQPASAKTCVIPSQPVVELVLMKVLGACKLLLRLLDCCCKAFLLTVKHLGLQEFIILNLVMVGLVSRFWVLYKGVLRRLISLYEPLFGLLQEITRIQPMPYFKGFTFPSDIAEFLGQPYLEVFKKKMPTAFAAKGVAKLLNKLFLTKEQSSRSSEDTLLRISKKAKQMKTNTQNNVDLGQPVKNVFKEKSTGFDVRSFCKQLKHKATEETSFEFKGSQSKRKPPKHSQKVIGTTPARNFVQRFREAKTFKQLSEAIQMAITWCRSKKLKAQATFLGNKLLKSNRLKHVEAQGYSLPKKLECIKTSISNCLLRGSGIKTSKYHLRQRRSQNKFFLRQRKPQRKLQSIHLKEIQQFSSKSATDTSAKWRLSCHTVQRTDPGPNSKQILRSRLSSPVKQTKEKQIHENLLGSNGNECDSWIKIQKNKESMPESVKETDDIDEIFALMGV; encoded by the exons ATGGGCCGCCATAAACCTCATCTGGCCCTCAAACAG GTTGAACAATGTTTAAAACGTTTGAAAAACATGAATTTGGGGGACTCAATTGAAGATGtatctgagctgctttcttccac TGAAAGTCAGCCTGCATCTGCCAAAACGTGTGTCATCCCCAGCCAACCAGTGGTGGAATTGGTGTTGATGAAGGTTTTGGGAGCCTGCAAATTGTTACTCCGCTTGTTGGACTGCTGTTgcaaggcatttct CTTAACTGTGAAACATCTAGGATTGCAAgagtttattattttaaatcttgTGATGGTTGGGCTAGTGAGCAGATTCTG GGTTCTCTATAAAGGTGTTTTAAGAAGGTTGATTTCTTTATATGAGCCATTGTTTGGATTACTTCAAGAGATCACTAGGATTCAACCCATGCCTTACTTTAAAGGTTTTACCTTTCCTTCTGATATTGCTGAATTTCTAGGACAGCCCTATCttgaagtctttaagaaaaaaatgcctACAGCTTTTGCAGCTAAAGGAGTAGCTAAGCTACTAAATAAACTCTTTTTAACAAAAGAACAATCGTCAAGGTCCAGCGAAGACACTTTACTTAGAATTTCCAAAAAAGCTAAACAAATGAAGACCAATACACAGAATAATGTGGATCTTGGACAGCCAGTAAAGAATGTCTTCAAAG aaaagtctacaGGATTTGATGTGAGGTCTTTCTGCAAACAGCTGAAACACAAAGCCACTGAG GAGACCAGCTTTGAGTTTAAAGGTTCTCAATCCAAACGGAAGCCACCAAAACATTCTCAGAAAGTGATAGGAACTACTCCTGCCAGAAATTTTGTGCAACGATTCCGAGAGGCCAAGACTTTCAAACAACTCTCTGAAGCAATCCAAATGGCGATTACATGGTGCAGGAGCAAAAAACTCAAGGCTCAGGCTACCTTTCTGGGTAACAAACTTCTTAAAAGTAACAGGCTTAAACATGTGGAAGCTCAAGGTTATAG TTTGCCAAAGAAACTAGAGTGCATAAAAACATCTATTAGCAACTGTCTTCTTCGTGGCTCAGGAATCAAAACTTCAAAGTATCATCTGAGACAAAGAAGATCACAGAATAAATTTTTTCTGAGACAAAGGAAACCACAGAGAAAGTTGCAGTCAATTCATCTGAAGGAAATACAGCAGTTCTCTTCAAAAAGTGCTACAGACACCAGTGCTAAGTGGAGACTCTCATGCCATACAGTTCAGAGAACTGATCCTGGTCCTAACAGTAAGCAGATCTTGAGGAGCAGACTTTCAAGTCCTGTCAAACAAACTAAGGAGAAACAGATTCACGAGAACCTCCTAGGAagcaatggaaatgaatgtgattcatggataaaaatacaaaaaaacaaagagagtATGCCAGAATCTGTTAAGGAGACAGATGACATTGATGAAATTTTTGCTTTAATGGGAGTTTAG